The Spirochaetota bacterium sequence GATTTCTCGTTCGTCTCCGCAATGCCGGGAAGCTTCCGGGACTTCTCGATTTATCAGGAGGTCTGCGACCTCGAATCGGCTGCGTCCTTTCTCCTCGAAAGGGGTGTCTCCTCCCTGCACCTCGCCGGTTCGAGCATGGGCGGCGTTGTCGCGCTGCTCTTCGCCGCCTCAAGGCCCGCATTTCTGCGCTCCCTGACCCTCATCGCCACGCCGGTCGATCTTTCAAATCTCCTTGCGACGCTATCCGGAAGCGTGGATTTTAAGAATCTACCTAAAGGAGGCACGACCACAATAGACGGCATTCCCATCCATAACGAATTCTTTCACGAGGCGCTTTCTCTGGACATGCAAGAGGCGATGCGTTCGGTTAGCGTACCCGTTCTCGTCATCCATGGCGCGCGGGACGCCGTCGTCGACGTTCAAAACGCGCACCTCCTCGAGGATTCGCTCGTCGCTGAAAACAGGGTCATCCTCGTCCCCGATGGAGACCATAACCTTACGCGCAAAGAAGACATCCGGCTGCTGAGAAGCGCGATTATTCCCTGGATAAGTACTCACGAAAAAAACGCCGGTCGTGACCGGTGACTGGCGGGCAAATCCATGCGGACACTGTTGAATATAAAAACCAGACGGCGGATCAATGGCAGGTTCGTAACGGTATGCGCGACCATTTCAGTCGAGGCCACCGTCAACCTTCCCGGTCGTGGGGGTTGACGGCGCCGGTCCCTTCAGTTCGACCTTGTACTTTCATTCACCTCGAGGTCCTCGATCTTCGCAACGTCCTCGAACCTGATATCGAGGCCCAGAACGCCGACAAGATTATCGTTGGCATCGGCGATGGGGCCAGAAACCGTTATCATGAGACTCCCGGTTATCTTCGAGGTGAAAATATCCGAAACATGGATCTTCCCGGTCTTCAACACGGTGATGAACCAGTCGCGGTCCGAGTAATTTTTGTCTATTAGGTTTTTGTCGTATTTCGACCTGTCGGTGATCTGCGCTATATGTCTGGTCACCTTGTCACCGTTTATATCCACCACGTACGCGAAGGACACGAAGGGATACTCCTCGACGAGATCCCGCAGCAGCACCTCCTGTTTCTCACGCTGCATGGACTTGATGTTTGGGTTTTCCAGGAACCGCTCGAGCAGCGAAAAGGCGTACTTTTTCTCGCGGAACTTGATCCGGTCGAAATCGGAAATGAAGTATACGGGCAGGTGCTTGCGCGCGAGCTTTTCCAGCTCCTCGTTCGACATCGAGGTCTCGCGACCCGCCTCGTACTGCTTCAGAATTTCCTTGTGCATGCCGATGACACCGGGGTGTTTTTTATCGATGGAACCCTCTCCGGCGAGGCCCAGGTGGCTGTTCAGCCATCGGGATATCCCCGCCGTCCCGCTTTTGTCGGTAATGGCGATGGCGATAGGCCTCTTTAAAAGTTTCTCGGTATTGAAGATGTTGTATATCTCCTCGTTCTTGATAAGCCCGTCCACGTGGATGCCGGCGCGCGTCACGTTGAAATCGGCGCCGACGAACGGGAAGTTGTCGGGGATCTTGAAACCGATCGATTCGAAGTAATGAGCCATATCGGTGATCGCGGTGAGGTCTATACCCTCATCATCGCCCGTAAGCGAAAGGTATTCGACCACCATCGCCTCGAGCGGAGTATTACCGGTGCGCTCGCCGAAGCCGAGGAGCGTCGTGTTGACGGTCTCGCAGCCGTACATCCAGGCATAGGTCGCGTTGGTGAATCCGCGGTGAAAATCGTTGTGGCCGTGCCACTCCAAAAGCTCTCCGGGCATGCCGCCCTCGTCGATCATCGCGCGGATCATTCGCGGCACCGAACGCGGAAGCTCCGCCATGGGGTAGGTCACACCATAGCCCATGGTGTCGCACAGGCGTATCTTGACGGGGATCTTCCCCTTCTCCATAATGCGTACCAGCTTCTGCGTGAAGGGTATGACGAACCCGAAAAAGTCGGCCCTGGTAATATCCTCGAAGTGAAGCCGGGGGATGATATTATTCTCGAGCGCCGTATAAACGATCTCCAGGTAGTCTTCCATAGCCTCGCGGCGGGTCTTGTTGAGTTTCAGGAAGATATGGTAATCCGATACCGAGGCAAGGATGCCCGTTTCCTCGATTTTCATCTCTTTGACCAGTTCGAAGTCCTCTTTGTTCGCCCGGATCCAGGAGGTGATGCGCGGATATTTATACCCCTTGCTGCGGCAGCGCTCCACCGCCTCGCGGTCCTTCCGGGTGTAGAGGAAAAACTCGGAATGCGTGATGAGGCCGTTCGGCCCGGCCAGGCGGCGCAGGAAGTCGAAGATGTGCCCGACCTGATCCACGGTATACGGCGGCCGGGCCTGCTGGCCGTCGCGGAAAGTGGTGTCGGATATACGGAACCTTCCGGCCGGCACGAGCGGAATCATCTCGTTTCCGAACGGAATGCGGCATATTTTATCGTATGGAAAGATATCCCGGTAGAGGTTGGGCGACGGAGTGTCGTCCAGCTCGTGGTTTTTCATCGCTTTCGCGAATTTGATACTCTCTTTTCTCTCTATCGCCATGGTTCCCTCGTTTTCAGAAAATCTGTTGTAACCACGTGAAATACGGGGTTTGCCCGGTTATTCAGCAACTCTTGAGAATACCCCGGTGAAAAGCGGGCTCGAAGTGCTGTTAGTTCGCGTTTCTATAGAAGTATATGTCAAACAAAAAACCGAATCATTTTTTATTGCTGTGCCAGCGGGATTTTAGCTTGATTTCCATCACTCCTCCGCGCTTATAGGTGAACGATCTGGAAGGTACAGCGATGCTCGATATCTACATAATGATTTTTGGGGCCTTTCTTCTGCTCACGGGGGGAGTCGAAGTAGTCGCCCCCCTTCGGGTGTACGCCGTCTGGCGGCGCTGGATCGCTCACCGCCTCTTTTTCCTCCACGGCGCCATGCTGATCGTTACGGGACTTCCGTTAACCTGCGCCGGCGGCTCTATGTCCGGTCGCATCATTTTCTCGCTGGGATTGTTGCTGGTTTTCGCCGGGCCGTTTATTTTATTGTACGCCGACAGGGTCCGCGCCCTTTTCCAGTCCGCCACTTCGGACATGGATACGTCCGCGGCGCGCCGGTTGATTCTTTTTGACGCCGCCCTGCGCATCGCAATCGGACTGTTTATGGTTTTCGCCTCTCGGCGCGTCTTTGTTTTCTGAATCAGTTTCTCGCCCGCACGCTGTCGCCCGGAATTATCTCGCCCTCCACCTCTATACAGAGGCGTCGGTTGCTCTTGTTGAGGATGTTGTCGCGCAGCCACCTTGACGCGAGGAAGGCCATTTCGGAGGTCGGCTGGCGCACCGTCGTGAGCAGCGGCACGGCCACGCGCCTGAGAGGGGAGTCGTCAAACCCCGTTACGGAAACGTCATCGGGCACGCTTTTACCCATTTCCTGGAGCCGGTTGATCAGCCCGATCGCCGTATAATCGTTGAAGCAGAGCACCGCGTCGCATCCATTTTCAACGAAACCGCGCGCCGCACTCTCATCCACACCGAATATGGAGTCCACCGAAATGCTGATGGGCTCCTGCGCGCCGGCCTCCCGTATCACCGTGGAATAACCGCGGCAGCGATCGGTATTATTCGGATTTCCGGCGTTTCCAAGGTAGCCGATTCTTCGATGCCCGCTTTCAATCATCATCCGTGTGAGGCTCAGCATACTTTTAAAATAATTGCACGAAACGTAGTTTTCTCCCGGTATTACGCGGCTTATGAACACGTATGGGATCTTCAGCTCGGCGAGTTTTCTGCGTTCGCTTTCCCCGACACTGCGGTAGGCGAAAAGAACCCCGTCGACGCAGGCGGCCTCCTCGCCGAGCGAATGGAGAAAGTTACCGATCGGCGCGACCTCCACCCGTTTTTTTTCGGCACCGAAGGCCTCATTTATCGCGCCGACGAGCTCGGAGATGTTCAGAAAGGGGTTGACCGAAAGCTCCTCCTCCTCGGGGATGACGACGAGCAGGTCGAGCATCGAACGGGTGAGATGACGCTTCCGCGAGCGCGGCCGAAAATCGTGCTGCCCGGCGACCGCGAGAATGCGCTTCCGCGTCTCCGCCGACACGCCGGGCTCGTTATTGAGCACACGCGAAACGGAGCTTATCGAAACGCCGCAGCGCTTCGCGATATCCTCCAGACGACGCGCACGGTCAATCTTTACCGCCATACCAATCCACGCCTTCCTACAGAATCATCCGACAATAATCCTCACTCAATGTGATCGATCAAGCGACTTCACCGAAGCCTCCCAGAGGCCGGCCAGGTACATCGCGCCCAGTGCCCTGTCGTACAACCCGTAACCGGGGCGCCCCTTCTCACCCCAGATCATCCTGCCGTGGTCCGGGCGGATCGCCCCGTCAAATCCAGCCTCCGCCAGCAGGCGGATCACCCGGTACATGTCCAGATCGCCCGCATCGGTGCAGTGCGCCGTCTCGTGAAATTTTTTTTCCCCGGTGCGCCGGATGTTCCGCGCGTGCACAAACGGCACACGGCGCATCCGAACGAAACGTTCCATCGCGCTGGTCAGGTTCATCTGTATATTGGGGCCGAGCGAACCGGTGCAGAAGGTGATGCCGTTCGAGGGACTGTCCACCAGGCCCGTCAGGCGCTCGAGCGCCGCCTCGTCGGTGATGATGCGCGGGAGCCCGAAGATCGACCACGGCGGATCATCGGGATGGATTCCCATGCGCACGTCGCTCTCTTCGGCCACGGGCACCACGCGTTTCAGAAAATACTCCAGATTGCTCCACAGGTCCCCGGGACCGATGTTCGTATAGGCGTCGAGCAGCGACCGGAGCGCTTCGACGTTGTAGCTCGTCGCCCATCCGGGAAGGTCGAGCACCCCCCGGTTCAGATCGATCGCCGCAATCGCGTCGTGATCGTACGCGAGCGCCGTCGAGCCGTCGGCAAGCCTAAGCGACAGGTCTGAGCGCATCCAGTCGAATACCGGCATGAAGTTATAGCACAGGATGGGAATGCCGAGCGAGCCCATGTTCCGGATGCTTCGACAGTAGTTTTCGATAAAACCGTCCCGCGTCGGCAGCCCCAGCTTTATGTCTTCGTGGACCGGGATACTTTCGATAACCGTGAGTTCCAGTCCCTCCGCCTCGACCGATTTTTTCAGCGCCGCGATTTTTTCAAGCGGCCATTCGTCTCCGACCGGCACGTTATACAGGGCCGATACAATCCCCTTCACGACCGGGATCTGCCTGATATATCGCAGGGGGATTGGGTCTTCGGTGCCGTACCATCTGAAGGTCATTTTCATGGTCCGTCCTCCTTGTTCTCCTATACGCCCGAATACGCGGAGAAGCCGCCATCAACGGGAATCACCGTCCCGGTGACGAAGCCCGACGCCCGCTCGTCGACCAGCCACAGGAGCGTACCGACCAGTTCCTCCGGCATCCCGAAGCGGCCCATGGGCGTGTGGGCCAGTATCTTTCCGGCCCGGGGGGTGGGCGTGCCGTCGGGCTGTACGAGGAGAGCTCGATTCTGCTCGGTCAGAAAAAAGCCGGGGGCCATCGCGTTCACCCGAACATTCACCTTCGCCAGATACACGGCCAGCCACTGCGTGAAATTGCTCACCGCAGCCTTCGCCGCGCTGTACGCCGGAATCCTGGTGAGCGGCCGCAGCGCGTTCATCGACGAGACGTTTATCACCGTGCCGCCGCGATCGACCATATCGCGGGCGAATTCCTGCGTTGCCAGGAGCGTGCCGATGAAATTAAGCCCGAAGACGAACTCGACGCTTTTGCGGTCCAGATCGAAGAACGTGTTCGCGGAATCGCTTCCGGAAAGCGGCTCCCCAGGGGAGAGCCAGTCGTGCGCGGTCGTACCCTTCGGATGATTACCCCCCGCCCCGTTTATCAGAATATCGCAACGGCCGAATTCCATACGTACCCTTTCCGCCGCCGCGCGCAGGCTGCCGGCCTCGAGCACATCGGCCGTCACCCCGATCGCCCTGCCTCCCCCATCGCCGATCCGCCGCGCGCGATCGACGGCCGCATCCTCGTTCAAATCGAGAATCGCCACGCGCGCGCCGCACCCAGCAAGGGCCTCGGCGAACACGCCGCACAGCACTCCAGCCCCGCCGGTAATAACGGCCACTTTACCGGAAAGATCGACACGAAAGGGTATGTCCATTTGAATTACTCCCTGTTGTCATTCCAGATGAAAGGCCGAAGGCCTTCCCACCCGGGCCGTCGGCGACTTTCATTCCAATCGATATATTTCCACTTTCGCGCGTCCCGTCAATACCTTCCATACAGCGGCCCGAGCGCGGCGCAGGCCCGGAAATCCGCGCCCTCAGGATCGGCGGTGCCGAA is a genomic window containing:
- a CDS encoding alpha/beta fold hydrolase, with product MKIEEVTFQNNRGARLDGRIHHPDGPSRGGVVFCHGLFSSKDAYKIVNLSGEITAAGFTLLAFDFSFVSAMPGSFRDFSIYQEVCDLESAASFLLERGVSSLHLAGSSMGGVVALLFAASRPAFLRSLTLIATPVDLSNLLATLSGSVDFKNLPKGGTTTIDGIPIHNEFFHEALSLDMQEAMRSVSVPVLVIHGARDAVVDVQNAHLLEDSLVAENRVILVPDGDHNLTRKEDIRLLRSAIIPWISTHEKNAGRDR
- a CDS encoding histone-lysine N-methyltransferase, with amino-acid sequence MAIERKESIKFAKAMKNHELDDTPSPNLYRDIFPYDKICRIPFGNEMIPLVPAGRFRISDTTFRDGQQARPPYTVDQVGHIFDFLRRLAGPNGLITHSEFFLYTRKDREAVERCRSKGYKYPRITSWIRANKEDFELVKEMKIEETGILASVSDYHIFLKLNKTRREAMEDYLEIVYTALENNIIPRLHFEDITRADFFGFVIPFTQKLVRIMEKGKIPVKIRLCDTMGYGVTYPMAELPRSVPRMIRAMIDEGGMPGELLEWHGHNDFHRGFTNATYAWMYGCETVNTTLLGFGERTGNTPLEAMVVEYLSLTGDDEGIDLTAITDMAHYFESIGFKIPDNFPFVGADFNVTRAGIHVDGLIKNEEIYNIFNTEKLLKRPIAIAITDKSGTAGISRWLNSHLGLAGEGSIDKKHPGVIGMHKEILKQYEAGRETSMSNEELEKLARKHLPVYFISDFDRIKFREKKYAFSLLERFLENPNIKSMQREKQEVLLRDLVEEYPFVSFAYVVDINGDKVTRHIAQITDRSKYDKNLIDKNYSDRDWFITVLKTGKIHVSDIFTSKITGSLMITVSGPIADANDNLVGVLGLDIRFEDVAKIEDLEVNESTRSN
- a CDS encoding LacI family DNA-binding transcriptional regulator, translating into MAVKIDRARRLEDIAKRCGVSISSVSRVLNNEPGVSAETRKRILAVAGQHDFRPRSRKRHLTRSMLDLLVVIPEEEELSVNPFLNISELVGAINEAFGAEKKRVEVAPIGNFLHSLGEEAACVDGVLFAYRSVGESERRKLAELKIPYVFISRVIPGENYVSCNYFKSMLSLTRMMIESGHRRIGYLGNAGNPNNTDRCRGYSTVIREAGAQEPISISVDSIFGVDESAARGFVENGCDAVLCFNDYTAIGLINRLQEMGKSVPDDVSVTGFDDSPLRRVAVPLLTTVRQPTSEMAFLASRWLRDNILNKSNRRLCIEVEGEIIPGDSVRARN
- a CDS encoding mannonate dehydratase; amino-acid sequence: MKMTFRWYGTEDPIPLRYIRQIPVVKGIVSALYNVPVGDEWPLEKIAALKKSVEAEGLELTVIESIPVHEDIKLGLPTRDGFIENYCRSIRNMGSLGIPILCYNFMPVFDWMRSDLSLRLADGSTALAYDHDAIAAIDLNRGVLDLPGWATSYNVEALRSLLDAYTNIGPGDLWSNLEYFLKRVVPVAEESDVRMGIHPDDPPWSIFGLPRIITDEAALERLTGLVDSPSNGITFCTGSLGPNIQMNLTSAMERFVRMRRVPFVHARNIRRTGEKKFHETAHCTDAGDLDMYRVIRLLAEAGFDGAIRPDHGRMIWGEKGRPGYGLYDRALGAMYLAGLWEASVKSLDRSH
- a CDS encoding SDR family oxidoreductase encodes the protein MDIPFRVDLSGKVAVITGGAGVLCGVFAEALAGCGARVAILDLNEDAAVDRARRIGDGGGRAIGVTADVLEAGSLRAAAERVRMEFGRCDILINGAGGNHPKGTTAHDWLSPGEPLSGSDSANTFFDLDRKSVEFVFGLNFIGTLLATQEFARDMVDRGGTVINVSSMNALRPLTRIPAYSAAKAAVSNFTQWLAVYLAKVNVRVNAMAPGFFLTEQNRALLVQPDGTPTPRAGKILAHTPMGRFGMPEELVGTLLWLVDERASGFVTGTVIPVDGGFSAYSGV